One genomic window of Halogeometricum rufum includes the following:
- a CDS encoding phosphotransferase family protein, with protein sequence MTDDAYFRRLVDEDALRAYLEAELGPASRFDVERHPAGHSNETLFLTWGSRELVLRRPPPGETAETAHDVLREYRVMDALQETPVPVPETVLGCEDHDVVGSDFYVMARVEGDVLRDAEPERFAETAARERVGYELVDTLAEIHEVDPGAVGLGEFGHAPGYTRRQVDRWGKQLAWAFERTADERSVPVLREVGDWLDENAPERHPETLVHGDYKLDNVMYAPGTPPDLVAVFDWEMSTLGDPRADLGWMLSYWRDPKDPDPAIPELETTFMERPGYPTRRELVARYEERTGIDFEHQRFYRALAVYKLAALGEMFFRRYLEGNSDDPMYPKMRDRVPALADRAKRIVDGDEPL encoded by the coding sequence GTGACCGACGACGCGTACTTCCGGCGACTCGTGGACGAAGACGCCCTCCGCGCCTACCTCGAAGCCGAACTCGGCCCGGCATCGCGGTTCGACGTGGAGCGACACCCGGCGGGCCACTCGAACGAGACGCTGTTCCTCACGTGGGGGTCTCGCGAGTTGGTCCTCCGCCGTCCGCCGCCGGGCGAGACGGCCGAGACGGCCCACGACGTCCTCCGCGAGTACCGCGTGATGGACGCCCTGCAGGAGACGCCGGTACCCGTCCCCGAGACGGTACTCGGGTGCGAGGACCACGACGTCGTCGGAAGCGACTTCTACGTCATGGCGCGCGTCGAGGGCGACGTCCTCCGCGACGCGGAACCGGAGCGGTTCGCCGAGACGGCGGCGCGCGAACGCGTCGGGTACGAACTCGTGGACACGCTGGCGGAGATACACGAAGTCGACCCCGGCGCGGTCGGACTGGGCGAGTTCGGCCACGCGCCGGGCTACACCCGCAGACAGGTCGACCGCTGGGGCAAGCAACTCGCGTGGGCGTTCGAACGGACGGCCGACGAGCGGTCGGTCCCCGTCCTGCGGGAGGTGGGCGACTGGCTGGACGAGAACGCCCCCGAACGCCATCCCGAGACGCTGGTCCACGGCGACTACAAACTCGACAACGTGATGTACGCGCCGGGGACGCCGCCGGACCTCGTCGCCGTCTTCGACTGGGAGATGAGCACGCTCGGCGACCCGCGCGCGGACCTCGGTTGGATGCTGTCGTACTGGCGTGACCCGAAGGACCCCGACCCGGCGATTCCGGAACTGGAGACGACGTTCATGGAGCGTCCGGGCTACCCGACGCGGCGGGAACTCGTCGCGCGCTACGAGGAGCGGACGGGAATCGACTTCGAACACCAGCGGTTCTACCGCGCGCTGGCCGTCTACAAACTGGCCGCCCTCGGCGAGATGTTCTTCCGGCGGTATCTGGAGGGCAACAGCGACGACCCGATGTACCCGAAGATGCGGGACCGCGTCCCGGCGCTGGCGGACCGCGCCAAGCGCATCGTCGACGGCGACGAACCGCTGTAG
- a CDS encoding winged helix-turn-helix domain-containing protein, which produces MDDDAPDWTFKERDTVILRELAADPQRSSRELTRILAEKHDIDVSHVTISETIRRMREEGVFREAIVPNEEYFTFALFEFKFNPEHFADEWHDAMVHIRDDPHTLFYFLSDGEYQWKSVMMFESAQAQSQWIHEFYKRHGKVVSNLRNSVVHNVLKFHTDPELLSRLGREE; this is translated from the coding sequence ATGGACGACGACGCCCCCGACTGGACGTTCAAGGAACGCGACACGGTCATCCTCCGCGAGTTGGCGGCGGACCCGCAGCGTTCCTCGCGGGAGTTGACCCGGATTCTCGCGGAGAAGCACGACATCGACGTGTCCCACGTCACCATCTCGGAGACGATACGCCGGATGCGCGAGGAGGGGGTCTTTCGGGAGGCTATCGTGCCGAACGAGGAGTACTTCACGTTCGCGCTGTTCGAGTTCAAGTTCAACCCCGAACACTTCGCCGACGAGTGGCACGACGCGATGGTCCACATCCGCGACGACCCGCACACGCTGTTTTACTTCCTCTCGGACGGCGAGTACCAGTGGAAGTCCGTGATGATGTTCGAGTCGGCGCAGGCGCAGTCGCAGTGGATTCACGAGTTCTACAAGCGCCACGGCAAGGTGGTCTCGAACCTCCGGAACTCCGTGGTACACAACGTCTTGAAGTTCCACACCGACCCGGAACTGCTCTCGCGCCTCGGCCGCGAGGAGTGA
- a CDS encoding ABC transporter ATP-binding protein, whose translation MSAIDATDLSKRFGDTLAVDDLSLSIPEGAVYGFLGPNGAGKTTTMRMLTGLSRPTDGVATVGGASVTDRDALRPRIGYLPEEPPLYEQATAFEQLEYVGGLRGIDADAVRARGEELFDALGLDVGPSDRIADFSKGMRQKVAYVQTVLHDPPVVFLDEPTSGLDPRAARTLRDRIQRLADGGTTVFLSTHILPVVEEVADTVGILYEGSLVAEGSPAELVSRAESGGGTLEDAFLDVTSADPTASAESAATASDPDGTTGLAEEETTPDV comes from the coding sequence ATGTCCGCAATCGACGCCACCGACCTCTCGAAGCGCTTCGGAGACACGCTCGCCGTCGACGACCTCTCGCTCTCCATCCCGGAGGGAGCGGTCTACGGCTTCCTCGGGCCGAACGGCGCGGGGAAGACGACGACGATGCGGATGCTCACGGGCCTGTCGCGTCCGACCGACGGCGTCGCCACCGTCGGCGGCGCGTCCGTCACGGACCGGGACGCCCTCCGCCCGCGAATCGGCTACCTGCCCGAGGAGCCCCCACTGTACGAACAGGCGACGGCGTTCGAGCAACTGGAGTACGTCGGCGGACTCCGCGGCATCGACGCCGACGCGGTCCGCGCCCGCGGCGAGGAGTTGTTCGACGCCCTCGGACTCGACGTGGGCCCGTCGGACCGCATCGCCGACTTCTCGAAGGGCATGCGACAGAAGGTGGCGTACGTCCAGACGGTGCTGCACGACCCGCCCGTCGTCTTCCTCGACGAACCGACGTCCGGGCTCGACCCGCGGGCGGCCCGGACGCTCCGCGACCGCATCCAGCGACTCGCGGACGGCGGGACGACGGTGTTCCTCTCGACGCACATCCTCCCCGTCGTCGAGGAGGTGGCCGACACCGTCGGCATCCTCTACGAGGGGTCGCTCGTCGCCGAGGGCTCGCCCGCCGAACTCGTCTCGCGGGCCGAGAGCGGCGGCGGGACGCTCGAAGACGCCTTCCTCGACGTGACGAGCGCCGACCCGACGGCGTCGGCCGAGTCGGCCGCGACGGCGTCCGACCCGGACGGGACGACCGGGCTAGCGGAGGAGGAGACGACGCCCGATGTCTGA
- a CDS encoding TetR family transcriptional regulator yields the protein MSESGGRAPDSGAVASEPGWASNAVRVGRFEFWRSVRGLRESTGRFVLTVLGTLFPTAMFLLLGALLVGSVSVDSVPVSDAARGGVAMFWSFVVFLVAQRVVSTRPRPEAESLLLTAASTRSVVLGLALAETLRVLSYATPPVLVVTALSAYALGSFALLVVVPLVVLLAVLSAVVAGSLVGYGVALLLATSPFVARHKTALGVPVVIVAMGAFFAFQAPELVGLDRAAFAWLPMGWFADLTGVATPVTGSPPRAAGAFVGAVGVLVVGGALLEREASALWFEAAVDPSATGDDAASASAPSPGAVTGGSDGGSSAWSGLSAAVSPFAFPARVDLPTRRVAEMTLLRARRDPRRLTFLLTPLFVFAGTLAGTGSLSNVLSTLPLLCAAFLPWGLGAATTLNPLGDEGNVLPITLVAATPRQFVRGVLLPGVVYGAPIAVVLTGVAAVAGGRALPVAAGLAVSAGFVTLVAAPAGAAVGVYLPRFSAVSVGRSGDVLPPRTLAVLAHGVAVVVPSGLLALLVAAPAPASGVVAAVSGVAGVPPATLRASVVSLLVLAGVLVALTGYRTAIHRVRSYEPT from the coding sequence ATGTCTGAGTCGGGTGGACGCGCGCCCGACTCCGGTGCGGTGGCGTCCGAACCGGGGTGGGCGTCGAACGCCGTCCGCGTCGGCCGCTTCGAGTTCTGGCGGTCGGTCCGCGGCCTCCGCGAGAGCACGGGTCGGTTCGTCCTCACCGTCCTCGGAACGCTGTTCCCGACGGCGATGTTCCTCCTCCTCGGCGCTCTGCTGGTGGGGTCGGTCTCCGTCGACTCGGTCCCCGTCTCCGACGCGGCGCGGGGCGGCGTCGCCATGTTCTGGTCGTTCGTCGTCTTCCTCGTCGCTCAGCGCGTCGTCTCCACCCGCCCGCGGCCCGAGGCGGAGTCGCTCCTCCTGACGGCCGCCTCCACGCGGAGCGTCGTCCTGGGTCTGGCGCTGGCCGAGACGCTCCGCGTCCTCTCGTACGCGACGCCGCCCGTGCTGGTCGTGACGGCGCTGTCGGCGTACGCGCTCGGTTCGTTCGCGCTCCTCGTCGTCGTCCCTCTCGTCGTCCTCCTCGCCGTCCTCTCGGCCGTCGTCGCCGGGTCGCTCGTCGGCTACGGCGTCGCCCTCCTCCTCGCCACCTCGCCGTTCGTCGCCCGGCACAAGACGGCGCTCGGCGTCCCCGTCGTCATCGTCGCCATGGGCGCGTTCTTCGCCTTCCAGGCGCCCGAACTCGTCGGCCTCGACCGGGCGGCGTTCGCGTGGCTCCCGATGGGCTGGTTCGCCGACCTGACGGGCGTGGCGACGCCGGTGACCGGGTCGCCGCCGCGCGCGGCGGGCGCGTTCGTCGGCGCCGTCGGCGTCCTCGTCGTCGGCGGTGCCCTCCTCGAACGCGAGGCGTCGGCGCTGTGGTTCGAAGCGGCCGTCGACCCGTCGGCGACGGGCGACGACGCGGCGTCGGCATCCGCCCCCTCGCCCGGCGCCGTGACGGGCGGTTCGGACGGCGGGTCGTCCGCGTGGTCCGGCCTGAGCGCCGCCGTCTCGCCGTTCGCGTTTCCGGCGCGCGTCGACCTGCCGACGCGTCGCGTCGCGGAGATGACGCTCCTGCGCGCCCGCCGGGACCCGCGGCGACTCACGTTCCTCCTGACGCCGCTGTTCGTCTTCGCGGGCACGCTGGCCGGAACCGGGTCGCTGTCGAACGTCCTCTCGACCCTCCCGCTTCTCTGCGCGGCGTTCCTCCCATGGGGACTCGGCGCGGCGACGACGCTCAACCCCCTCGGCGACGAGGGGAACGTGCTCCCGATAACGCTCGTCGCCGCGACGCCGCGGCAGTTCGTCCGCGGCGTCCTCCTGCCGGGCGTCGTCTACGGCGCGCCGATAGCCGTCGTCCTCACCGGCGTCGCCGCCGTCGCCGGCGGCCGAGCGCTCCCCGTCGCCGCCGGACTGGCGGTGAGCGCGGGGTTCGTCACGCTGGTCGCCGCGCCCGCCGGCGCGGCCGTCGGCGTCTACCTCCCCCGGTTCAGCGCCGTCAGCGTCGGCCGGAGCGGCGACGTGCTCCCGCCCCGGACGCTCGCCGTCCTCGCTCACGGCGTCGCCGTCGTCGTCCCGTCCGGCCTCCTCGCCCTCCTCGTCGCCGCGCCGGCACCGGCGTCGGGCGTCGTCGCCGCCGTCTCCGGCGTGGCGGGCGTGCCGCCGGCGACGCTCAGAGCGAGCGTCGTCTCGCTCCTCGTCCTCGCGGGCGTCCTCGTCGCACTCACGGGCTACCGAACCGCGATTCACCGCGTCCGGAGCTACGAGCCGACCTGA